TGTTGGTGTTAACAGGGTTAGTAATATTGCGGTGGTGGATGAGAATATTGCTGGTTATACGCCCCCCTTAAGCGTATTAATTAGTAACCTTATGACTCAGAAGCCATTCTATGGTTGATAATGGCCATGAGTATTAATGATGTATTTGACTTAATCTCAACCTACCTATCAGTACTAAGAGTTGAACACATTATGTTAGCTAGGTTAATCCTAGGTACGGTTAAGGGTGAAGTTAACTGCAGTAGGCTGGTGAAGGTATTGGGTAGTCACATTGAGAAGGAGAATAGGGTCTTATCTAAATACGGTATTTTCATCAATTCCATGCAGGCCTTAAGTAGGCTTTATGAGGAATACTACGAAGGGTGCATTGAGGGTAAGGCAAGTGAGCAATCATTAATTGAACTACTTAAGACTATTAAGGATCACGATGAGGAACTGGCCCTAGTAATGAGTAGGCTAATTAATGAGTACTTCACCAGCATTATTAATGAAGTTCATTAGCGTCTGAATTAGGTTAATAATGTGGAAACCGTTAATAATTATTTAAGTGAACCCCAGGATTGTTAAGTATGCTTAACTTAAAGGATAGGATCCAGGAATTAATGGCGAAGCTTGAATCAGAGTACGCCTCCAAGACCCGTAAATCAGCGGACTTCTTCAAGAAAGCCTCCAGGGTACTTCCAGGTGGCACTACTTACCAAATAAGGTTCTTTAAACCATACCCAATATATGTTACTAAGGCTAAGGGTGTACTCGTGTGGGACTTAGACGGTAACTCCTATATTGACTTCTGGATGGGGCATGGAGCCCACATAATGGGTCATTCACCGGACTTCGTTGTTAAGGCAGTTAATGAGGCAGCATTAAATGGAACACACTTAGGTTACCCCAATACCCTTGAGGTGGAGTATGCTGAATTACTAACCAGGGTTGTGCCTAATGCTGAGATGGTTAGGTTTTCAAACAGTGGTACTGAGGCTAACATGTATGCTGTTAGACTTGCGAGAGCATATACTGGACGTAGGTACATTGTTAAGATTGAGGGTGGGTGGCATGGTGGTTATGACGCACTCCACGTTGGGGTTAACCCACCCTTCCAGGGTCCTGAAAGCTTAGGCCTACCTGAAGAGCACATTAAGTACACCCTAGTGGTACCTTACAATGACTTAAACGCCCTTGAGAAAGCCCTAAGTAGTCATGATGTGGCTGCAGTAATCATGGAACCAGTACTGGGCTCAGGAGGCTGTATTGAGCCTCAGCCTGATTACCTACGTGGTGTTAGGGATTTAACCAGCAGGTATGGTTCATTGCTCATATTTGACGAGGTTATAACAGGATTCAGGCTTGCCCTGGGTGGGGGACAGGAGTACTTTAACATTAAGGCTGACGTGGTTACTCTAGGTAAGATAGTTGGAGGTGGTTACCCTGGAGCCGGTGCAATAGTATCTAATGCTGAGGTAATGGAACTCCTTAACCAGGTTAAGAGACCAAATGCTAGGTCAAGAAGCTTCCACGGTGGCACATTCACAGGCAACATAGTTACCCTCACAGCAGGTTACACGCTGGTTAGTTACCTTAATAGTAATAGGGGGGTTTATGAACAGTTGAATTCACTGTGGGATTGGGCACGGAGGAGGATGAATGAGGCTTGTGAGACTCATGATAGGCTCTGCTGGGTCACAGGGGTGGGAAGCATGACTGGGATTCACTTTACTAAGAGTAAACCCGTTAATGCCAGGGAGGCTTACCAGCTTAGGATTAGTGAGGAACTCTACGACTTAATGCACCTCTACATGAGGATTAATAATGTGCTTTACATGACTGAACACATGCCCCACCTACTACCATCAATACTACACACTAGGGAGCACGCC
The sequence above is drawn from the Caldivirga sp. genome and encodes:
- a CDS encoding aspartate aminotransferase family protein, producing the protein MLNLKDRIQELMAKLESEYASKTRKSADFFKKASRVLPGGTTYQIRFFKPYPIYVTKAKGVLVWDLDGNSYIDFWMGHGAHIMGHSPDFVVKAVNEAALNGTHLGYPNTLEVEYAELLTRVVPNAEMVRFSNSGTEANMYAVRLARAYTGRRYIVKIEGGWHGGYDALHVGVNPPFQGPESLGLPEEHIKYTLVVPYNDLNALEKALSSHDVAAVIMEPVLGSGGCIEPQPDYLRGVRDLTSRYGSLLIFDEVITGFRLALGGGQEYFNIKADVVTLGKIVGGGYPGAGAIVSNAEVMELLNQVKRPNARSRSFHGGTFTGNIVTLTAGYTLVSYLNSNRGVYEQLNSLWDWARRRMNEACETHDRLCWVTGVGSMTGIHFTKSKPVNAREAYQLRISEELYDLMHLYMRINNVLYMTEHMPHLLPSILHTREHAQKLIDSLDGALSMVTSR